A stretch of the Aphis gossypii isolate Hap1 chromosome 2, ASM2018417v2, whole genome shotgun sequence genome encodes the following:
- the LOC114122081 gene encoding uncharacterized protein LOC114122081 yields MDNDDQWFLERFKEYVEDTDDLLDPTIEEIVMEMLGKGMVPDFVNIDTMVNESRPLTFAIASLETYFQNFSWDESAKKEIVQFISVVEKHCNQQDLRRHLSIDMLNYTYEIVHGYMRKLNEFDVDQRDQITKAVDSLHGHIMELRRGG; encoded by the exons ATGGATAACGACGATCAGTGGTTTTTGGAAAGATTCAAAGAGTATGTGGAAGACACCGATGATTTATTGGACCCAACCATTGAAGAGATTGTAATGGAAATGTTGGGCAAGGGAATG gtCCCGGATTTTGTTAATATAGACACCATGGTAAACGAATCACGTCCACTGACATTTGCAATTGCTTCATTAGAAACTTACTTTCAAAACTTTTCATGGGATGAATCAGCGAAGAAGGAAATCGTACAATTCATTTCAGTTGTAGAAAAGCATTGCAATCAGCAGGATTTACGCCGCCATTTATCAATAGATATGTTGAACTATACTTATGAAATTGTACATGGATATATGAGAAAGCTCAATGAATTTGATGTTGATCAACGAGATCAAATCACTAAGGCGGTTGATTCACTCCATGGACATATAATGGAATTACGACGTGGTGGCTAA